The following coding sequences are from one Peromyscus eremicus chromosome X, PerEre_H2_v1, whole genome shotgun sequence window:
- the Rps4x gene encoding small ribosomal subunit protein eS4, X isoform → MARGPKKHLKRVAAPKHWMLDKLTGVFAPRPSTGPHKLRECLPLIIFLRNRLKYALTGDEVKKICMQRFIKIDGKVRTDITYPAGFMDVISIDKTGENFRLIYDTKGRFAVHRITPEEAKYKLCKVRKIFVGTKGIPHLVTHDARTIRYPDPLIKVNDTIQIDLDTGKITDFIKFDTGNLCMVTGGANLGRIGVITNRERHPGSFDVVHVKDANGNSFATRLSNIFVIGKGNKPWISLPRGKGIRLTIAEERDKRLAAKQSSG, encoded by the exons ATG GCTCGTGGTCCCAAGAAACATCTGAAGCGTGTAGCAGCTCCAAAACATTGGATGCTGGATAAATTGACCGGCGTGTTT gcTCCTCGTCCATCCACTGGCCCTCACAAGCTGAGGGAATGTCTGCCTCTGATCATTTTTCTAAGGAACAGACTTAAGTATGCCCTGACTGGAGATGAAGTGAAAAAGATTTGCATGCAGCGCTTCATTAAGATTGATGGCAAAGTCAGGACTGATATAACCTACCCTGCTGGGTTTATGG ACGTCATCAGCATTGACAAGACTGGCGAGAACTTCCGTCTGATCTATGACACCAAGGGTCGGTTTGCTGTTCATCGTATAACACCTGAGGAGGCCAAG TACAAGTTGTGCAAAGTGAGAAAGATCTTTGTGGGCACAAAAGGAATCCCACATCTGGTGACCCATGATGCTCGCACTATTCGCTACCCTGACCCCCTCATCAAGGTGAATGACACCATTCAGATTGATTTGGATACAGGCAAAATAACCGACTTCATCAAGTTTGACACCG GTAACCTGTGTATGGTGACTGGAGGTGCTAACTTGGGAAGAATTGGTGTGATCACCAacagagaaagacatcctggCTCTTTTGATGTGGTTCATGTGAAAGATGCCAATGGCAACAGCTTTGCCACCCGGCTTTCCAACATTTTTGTTATTGGCAAG GGCAACAAACCATGGATTTCTCTTCCCCGAGGAAAAGGAATCCGCCTCACCATTGctgaagagagagacaagaggcTAGCGGCCAAACAGAGCAGTGGGTGA